One window of Dechloromonas sp. ZY10 genomic DNA carries:
- the pilW gene encoding type IV pilus biogenesis/stability protein PilW — MIRGLCRCLFFILLSSMLGLAWGQQESSRALSDARSRARIHAELGAAYFQAGNPAVALEELEIALASDSSYFPAYSIRGLVLASLKENAKAEEDFKRAMALAPKDPEVNNNYGWYLCETGKPRQSISFFLEALKSPLYETPERAYANAGSCALKAGDQDEALGYLLKALQFSKDGGALPRMLLARLFYQQGRLDEARIYLADAMKLIEPPSAEILWLGIRLERKLGNRLAESSYVAQLRSRHPTSSEYQDFLKGNFE, encoded by the coding sequence GTGATCAGGGGTTTGTGTCGCTGCCTGTTTTTTATTCTCCTTTCAAGCATGCTTGGGCTGGCTTGGGGCCAGCAGGAAAGCAGTCGTGCCTTATCCGATGCACGAAGCCGGGCGCGTATTCATGCGGAACTCGGCGCGGCCTATTTCCAGGCCGGTAATCCTGCCGTTGCATTGGAGGAGCTGGAGATCGCACTGGCATCGGACTCGTCGTACTTTCCGGCCTACAGTATTCGTGGTTTGGTACTTGCAAGCCTTAAAGAGAATGCAAAGGCGGAAGAGGATTTCAAGAGAGCCATGGCGTTGGCCCCTAAAGACCCTGAGGTCAATAACAACTATGGCTGGTATCTTTGTGAGACCGGGAAGCCGCGCCAATCCATCAGTTTCTTTTTGGAGGCTTTGAAAAGCCCTTTGTACGAGACCCCTGAGCGCGCCTACGCCAATGCCGGCTCGTGCGCCTTGAAGGCGGGTGACCAGGATGAAGCCTTGGGATATTTGCTCAAGGCGCTCCAGTTCTCTAAGGACGGCGGTGCCTTGCCGCGTATGTTACTGGCCCGCTTGTTCTATCAGCAAGGGCGCCTGGATGAGGCGCGGATCTATCTGGCGGATGCTATGAAGCTGATTGAGCCGCCTAGTGCGGAGATTCTCTGGCTCGGGATTCGGTTGGAACGGAAATTGGGAAATCGTTTGGCTGAAAGTAGCTATGTTGCGCAATTGCGGAGCAGGCATCCGACTTCCTCTGAGTATCAGGATTTTCTCAAGGGTAACTTTGAATGA
- the ispG gene encoding flavodoxin-dependent (E)-4-hydroxy-3-methylbut-2-enyl-diphosphate synthase: MAAASKRNTKSCHVGHVLLGGDAPVVVQSMTNTDTADYLATAIQCAELARAGSELVRITVNTPEAAASVPKIRDHLGRMGCDVPLIGDFHYNGHRLLAEHPACAEALAKYRINPGNVGFGKKKDEQFAQMIEFACRYQKPVRIGVNWGSLDQELLARVMDDNSRSAASLDATQIMRHAMVTSALESAAKAQEIGLEAEKIILSCKVSSVQDLIAIYRELARRADYALHLGLTEAGMGSKGIVASTAALSVLLQEGIGDTIRVSLTPLPGGSRSEEVIVAQEILQSMGLRAFTPMVAACPGCGRTTSTLFQELAGEVQDFVRAKMPEWRLHYDGAENMTLAVMGCIVNGPGESKHANIGISLPGTGEAPAAPVYEDGVKTVTLKGENIASEFKQIIERYVERTYKKKLQK; the protein is encoded by the coding sequence GTGGCCGCCGCAAGCAAGCGCAATACTAAAAGTTGTCATGTTGGTCATGTTCTCCTTGGGGGGGATGCACCGGTAGTGGTGCAATCAATGACCAATACCGATACCGCCGATTACCTCGCCACAGCGATTCAGTGTGCCGAGTTGGCCCGTGCCGGTTCTGAACTAGTGCGGATTACGGTCAACACGCCCGAGGCAGCTGCTTCTGTTCCCAAAATTCGTGATCATCTGGGACGAATGGGCTGCGATGTGCCATTAATCGGTGATTTTCACTACAACGGACATCGTTTGCTGGCAGAGCATCCGGCATGTGCGGAGGCTTTGGCAAAGTACCGGATTAACCCTGGCAACGTTGGTTTCGGTAAAAAGAAGGACGAGCAATTTGCGCAGATGATCGAATTCGCCTGTCGCTACCAAAAACCGGTTCGTATTGGTGTCAATTGGGGCAGTCTTGATCAGGAATTGCTGGCACGCGTGATGGATGACAACAGCCGCTCTGCGGCTTCGCTTGATGCGACCCAAATCATGCGTCATGCCATGGTGACATCAGCCTTGGAATCGGCTGCGAAGGCACAGGAAATTGGTTTGGAGGCGGAAAAGATCATTCTTTCCTGCAAGGTTTCAAGTGTTCAAGATCTGATCGCCATTTATCGCGAACTGGCTAGGCGTGCCGACTATGCGTTGCATCTTGGATTGACTGAAGCCGGTATGGGGTCGAAAGGCATCGTCGCTTCAACTGCCGCCTTGTCTGTTTTGCTGCAAGAGGGGATTGGTGACACGATCCGCGTTTCGCTCACACCTTTGCCGGGTGGTTCCCGGTCGGAGGAGGTTATTGTCGCGCAGGAAATTTTGCAGAGCATGGGCTTGCGCGCGTTTACTCCGATGGTGGCTGCCTGCCCAGGGTGTGGTCGTACGACATCCACCTTGTTTCAGGAATTGGCTGGCGAGGTTCAGGATTTTGTTCGGGCAAAAATGCCAGAATGGCGATTGCATTATGATGGCGCAGAAAACATGACCTTGGCGGTGATGGGGTGCATTGTCAACGGCCCTGGCGAGTCCAAGCATGCGAATATCGGCATTTCCCTTCCTGGTACCGGTGAGGCCCCGGCAGCTCCCGTGTATGAAGACGGAGTCAAGACGGTAACCCTCAAGGGGGAGAACATTGCCAGTGAATTCAAGCAAATTATTGAGCGCTACGTAGAGCGTACTTACAAAAAGAAGTTACAAAAATGA
- the hfq gene encoding RNA chaperone Hfq translates to MSNKGQLLQDPFLNALRREHVPVSIYLVNGIKLQGQVESFDQYVVLLKNTVTQMVYKHAISTVVPARPVNLQQEQAAE, encoded by the coding sequence ATGAGCAACAAAGGGCAACTTTTACAAGACCCCTTCCTCAACGCGCTTCGTCGTGAGCACGTTCCCGTTTCGATTTACCTGGTTAACGGTATCAAGTTGCAGGGGCAGGTCGAGTCCTTTGATCAATACGTCGTGCTGCTGAAGAACACGGTAACTCAGATGGTATATAAGCATGCCATCTCTACGGTGGTTCCCGCCCGTCCGGTGAATCTGCAGCAGGAACAGGCTGCCGAGTAA
- a CDS encoding YfgM family protein: MAHYDLEEQEQIDSLKAWWGMYGNLVTGLVVVASLAVIGWQAWGWYQNAQAAKAAAVYGAFEQALQAGDAQRIKAATGELAEKYSSTHYAALAALQAAQHSVASADLKTAKAQLSWLVDNAKDEIRDLARMRLAAVMLDEQAFDAAAAILAVTPAPAFQARQQELLGDVYVAQGKYQEAKAAYRTALEKTQQKPMPGRELLQQKLDALGEAA, from the coding sequence ATGGCGCATTACGATCTCGAAGAACAGGAGCAGATTGATTCGCTCAAGGCTTGGTGGGGAATGTATGGCAACTTGGTGACTGGGCTGGTGGTTGTCGCTTCCTTGGCCGTCATTGGTTGGCAGGCTTGGGGTTGGTATCAGAATGCTCAGGCAGCCAAGGCTGCTGCCGTATACGGTGCTTTCGAGCAAGCATTGCAGGCCGGTGATGCACAGCGGATCAAGGCTGCTACCGGAGAGTTGGCCGAAAAATATTCGTCCACTCATTATGCGGCCTTGGCTGCATTGCAGGCTGCTCAGCATTCTGTTGCTTCGGCTGACTTGAAGACTGCGAAGGCTCAGTTGTCTTGGCTGGTTGATAATGCCAAAGATGAGATTCGTGACTTGGCACGCATGCGTCTGGCTGCTGTCATGCTCGATGAGCAGGCATTTGATGCCGCTGCTGCGATTTTGGCTGTAACGCCAGCGCCGGCATTTCAGGCTCGCCAGCAAGAGCTTTTGGGCGATGTTTATGTAGCCCAGGGGAAATATCAGGAAGCCAAGGCCGCCTACCGGACTGCGCTCGAAAAAACGCAGCAAAAGCCGATGCCCGGACGGGAATTGCTACAGCAGAAACTTGATGCCCTAGGCGAGGCCGCATAA
- a CDS encoding helix-turn-helix domain-containing protein — MSEQTGSVDMVDGTEAGYPAATPVGELLRGGRDAKGLTKADIAQTLKLGVRQVEALERGNWELLPGATFIRGFVRNYARLVQLDSEPLMRELDRCLIQKENRLSLPDAQPTDMPVAGARMAQRDRVVVFSGLALVVIALLIYSLFAADLSALRDQAQQMLDAAKKTEEKAAVVSSPVQEALMPPGASERDVLNPQNAVNDAAVSSSAPVAAVSNPNPPVATVDVPSSGSNPPQIRFSVLKESWIEVRDRDNRVLYSQRLPADSEHVLSGQGPLSLVIGYAPGVKLFWHGQAVDLQPHTKGDVARLVLE, encoded by the coding sequence ATGAGCGAACAAACGGGGTCCGTCGATATGGTGGATGGAACTGAGGCCGGTTATCCAGCCGCCACGCCTGTTGGCGAGTTGTTGCGGGGAGGTCGCGATGCAAAGGGACTGACCAAGGCGGACATTGCGCAGACCTTGAAGCTTGGCGTGCGGCAAGTAGAGGCTCTCGAACGCGGGAACTGGGAGTTGTTACCTGGGGCAACCTTTATTCGTGGTTTTGTTCGTAACTATGCTCGCTTGGTGCAATTGGACAGCGAACCGCTGATGCGAGAACTTGATCGCTGCCTGATTCAGAAGGAAAACCGGCTTTCCCTTCCCGATGCCCAGCCGACTGATATGCCGGTGGCTGGTGCTCGCATGGCTCAAAGGGACCGTGTGGTCGTTTTTTCGGGATTGGCACTGGTTGTAATTGCTTTGCTGATTTATAGCTTGTTTGCCGCAGATCTCTCTGCCTTGCGGGATCAAGCGCAACAGATGCTCGACGCAGCCAAAAAAACAGAAGAGAAGGCTGCCGTCGTGTCGTCGCCGGTGCAGGAAGCTTTGATGCCACCGGGGGCTTCGGAACGAGATGTGCTGAATCCTCAGAACGCGGTTAACGACGCAGCCGTTTCGTCCTCTGCTCCCGTAGCCGCTGTCAGCAACCCAAATCCGCCTGTGGCTACGGTAGATGTGCCGAGTAGCGGCAGCAATCCGCCACAGATTCGTTTCTCTGTCCTCAAAGAGTCCTGGATTGAGGTTCGTGATCGCGATAACCGGGTTTTGTATTCGCAGCGCTTGCCTGCTGATAGCGAGCATGTCTTGTCCGGGCAAGGCCCCCTTTCGCTGGTCATCGGCTACGCTCCCGGCGTCAAGCTGTTCTGGCATGGGCAGGCTGTGGATCTGCAACCACACACCAAGGGTGACGTCGCCCGTCTGGTTCTGGAGTAA
- the rlmN gene encoding 23S rRNA (adenine(2503)-C(2))-methyltransferase RlmN, whose product MTVNLLDFDAEGLLAWFAENGEKPFRARQVLRWMHRSGVADFDAMTDIAKSLRDKLKAMAVVLPPTVVSDKLSDDGTRKFLLDVGGNNAVETVFIPEDDRGTLCISTQAGCALDCAFCSTGKQGFNRNLTVAEIIGQLWRANQALGVVHGDERVISNVVMMGMGEPLANFDNTVAALRLMLDDHAYGLSRRRVTVSTSGLVPAMDRLRDECPVALAVSLHAPNDALRDQLVPINQKYPLGDLMAACRRYLEKAPRDFVTFEYTMLDGVNDSDAHARELLALVRDVPCKFNLIPFNPFPGAPFRRSSSERIRKFADRLIQAGIVTTTRKTRGDDIDAACGQLAGQVKDKTRRTGAVPLRFQELKP is encoded by the coding sequence ATGACCGTCAATTTACTGGATTTCGATGCAGAGGGCCTGTTAGCCTGGTTCGCTGAGAATGGCGAAAAGCCGTTCCGTGCTCGCCAGGTATTGCGCTGGATGCATCGGTCCGGCGTGGCGGACTTTGATGCCATGACCGACATTGCCAAGAGCTTGCGCGACAAACTCAAGGCGATGGCGGTCGTGCTGCCGCCGACCGTGGTTTCCGACAAGTTGTCGGACGATGGTACGCGGAAGTTTTTGCTCGACGTGGGCGGTAACAATGCGGTTGAGACTGTCTTCATTCCCGAGGACGACCGCGGAACTTTGTGTATTTCTACTCAGGCAGGCTGTGCGCTCGATTGCGCTTTTTGCTCTACCGGTAAACAGGGATTCAATCGCAATCTGACAGTTGCGGAAATTATTGGGCAGCTTTGGCGGGCCAACCAGGCGTTGGGCGTTGTTCATGGCGACGAACGTGTCATTTCGAACGTCGTGATGATGGGGATGGGAGAGCCCCTAGCTAATTTTGACAACACTGTGGCTGCGTTGCGCCTGATGCTCGACGATCATGCGTATGGTTTGTCAAGGCGGCGTGTAACCGTTTCGACCTCGGGGTTGGTTCCTGCAATGGATCGATTGCGCGATGAGTGCCCGGTTGCACTGGCGGTCTCCTTGCATGCGCCCAACGATGCTTTGCGCGACCAATTGGTCCCGATTAACCAAAAATACCCATTGGGTGACTTGATGGCCGCTTGTCGCAGATACCTGGAGAAGGCGCCTCGCGATTTTGTGACCTTCGAGTACACTATGCTGGATGGTGTGAACGATAGTGATGCACATGCACGGGAATTGTTGGCGTTGGTTCGCGACGTGCCGTGCAAATTCAATTTGATTCCTTTCAATCCTTTCCCCGGGGCGCCATTCCGGCGGTCAAGCAGTGAACGTATCCGTAAGTTTGCTGATCGCTTGATTCAGGCCGGAATTGTTACCACTACCCGCAAGACCCGTGGTGATGATATTGATGCTGCATGTGGCCAACTGGCCGGTCAGGTCAAGGACAAGACGCGTCGTACTGGCGCCGTGCCGTTGCGTTTTCAGGAACTGAAGCCGTGA
- the hisS gene encoding histidine--tRNA ligase produces MSQTLQSVRGMNDILPDEAEFWEIFEETVRSWLKAYGYRPIRMPIVEPTPLFKRAIGEVTDIVEKEMYSFTDSLNGELLTLRPEGTAGCVRALIQHNLAAQHPRRLYYMGQMFRHERPQKGRYRQFHQVGVETFGFSGPDIDAELILMGARLWADLGLEGIQLQINSLGQPAERAEHRSALIAYFEQHLEKLDEDARRRLYTNPLRILDSKNPDLQALCAAAPKLIDYLGEESLAHFEGVQQILRDAGQPFTVNPRLVRGLDYYNLTVFEWVTDKLGAQGTVCAGGRYDGLVEQLGGKVTPACGFAMGIERLVALIRDSGGEPALAAPDVYLVHQGSAASRLAFRVAEGLRDQGINVLLHCGGGSFKSQMKKADACGAPFAIVIGDDEAATGEAQLKPLRAGAGEQRKLKVDDLAESIIGQLIDSETVGEQE; encoded by the coding sequence ATGAGCCAAACCCTACAGTCTGTTCGCGGGATGAACGACATCCTGCCGGATGAAGCAGAATTCTGGGAAATTTTTGAAGAAACTGTCCGTTCCTGGTTGAAGGCCTATGGCTATCGGCCAATTCGGATGCCCATCGTTGAGCCGACGCCGCTGTTCAAGCGAGCGATTGGCGAAGTCACCGATATTGTCGAAAAGGAGATGTATTCCTTTACTGACAGTCTCAACGGCGAACTTTTGACCTTGCGTCCCGAGGGTACGGCGGGCTGTGTGCGGGCATTGATCCAGCACAATCTTGCGGCTCAGCATCCTCGGCGCCTTTACTACATGGGGCAGATGTTTCGCCATGAGCGGCCGCAAAAGGGGCGTTATCGTCAGTTTCATCAAGTAGGTGTTGAAACTTTTGGTTTCTCCGGCCCAGATATTGATGCCGAGTTGATTTTGATGGGAGCCCGGCTGTGGGCCGATTTGGGGTTGGAAGGGATTCAACTGCAAATCAATAGTCTGGGGCAGCCGGCGGAACGTGCTGAGCACCGCTCTGCCTTGATCGCTTATTTTGAACAGCATCTCGAAAAGCTTGATGAGGATGCCAGGCGCCGGTTGTACACCAATCCGTTGCGGATTCTCGATAGCAAGAATCCGGACTTACAGGCGCTTTGTGCTGCAGCGCCCAAATTGATTGATTATCTCGGAGAGGAGTCGCTCGCCCATTTTGAGGGGGTTCAGCAGATACTCCGCGATGCCGGGCAGCCTTTCACGGTCAATCCGCGTTTGGTGCGGGGTCTCGATTACTACAATCTGACGGTATTTGAATGGGTTACCGATAAGCTTGGGGCGCAAGGAACCGTTTGTGCCGGTGGGCGCTATGATGGCCTGGTCGAGCAGTTGGGGGGGAAAGTCACCCCGGCTTGCGGCTTTGCGATGGGGATTGAACGCCTTGTTGCATTGATTCGGGATAGCGGCGGAGAGCCTGCACTTGCCGCTCCGGATGTTTATTTGGTGCATCAAGGAAGCGCAGCCAGTCGCTTGGCGTTTCGTGTTGCCGAAGGTTTGCGCGATCAGGGGATCAACGTTCTCCTGCATTGTGGCGGCGGAAGCTTCAAGTCGCAGATGAAGAAGGCAGATGCCTGTGGTGCGCCCTTTGCCATTGTGATTGGTGATGATGAGGCGGCGACCGGCGAGGCGCAATTGAAACCTTTGCGTGCTGGTGCAGGTGAACAGCGTAAACTGAAAGTGGATGACCTCGCGGAGTCAATCATCGGTCAGTTGATCGACTCCGAAACAGTTGGCGAACAGGAATAA
- the der gene encoding ribosome biogenesis GTPase Der → MKPTLVLVGRPNVGKSTLFNRLTRSRDAIVADLPGLTRDRHYGHGRLGKKPYLVVDTGGFEPLVKDGILHEMARQTEQAIAEADAIIFVVDGRTGLTPHDKEIANKLRRQQVPVFVAVNKAEGMNRGMVAADFHELGLGEPYAISSAHGEGVRNLVELALESFPEPDEDEEKEEVVKVAIVGRPNVGKSTLINALLGEERVIAFDAPGTTRDAIEIDFERDGRKYVLIDTAGMRKRGKIFEAIEKFSVVKTLKAVEDANVVILMVDAQADVSDQDAHIADFVVQSGRALVVAVNKWDGLDAYVREQTRQILQRKLKFLDFAKFHFISARENVGLKNLFRSVDAAYRAAMTKLSTPRLTRVLADAVAKQAPAKHGLFRPKPRYAHQGGSNPPIIVVHGNAVDQITDSYRRYLEHTFREAFKLQGTPLRIQFVAGKNPFADKE, encoded by the coding sequence ATGAAGCCAACTCTCGTTTTGGTGGGGCGGCCGAATGTCGGCAAGTCTACCCTGTTTAATCGTTTGACCCGCTCACGCGACGCGATCGTCGCCGATCTCCCCGGTCTGACCCGCGACCGTCATTATGGACACGGTCGACTGGGAAAAAAGCCGTATTTGGTGGTTGATACCGGTGGTTTTGAGCCGCTGGTCAAGGACGGGATTCTCCATGAGATGGCGCGTCAGACGGAGCAGGCGATTGCGGAAGCCGACGCGATCATCTTCGTGGTCGATGGCCGGACTGGGCTCACCCCGCACGACAAGGAAATCGCCAACAAATTACGCCGCCAGCAGGTGCCGGTGTTCGTGGCGGTCAACAAAGCCGAAGGGATGAATCGCGGCATGGTTGCCGCCGACTTCCATGAACTCGGCCTGGGTGAGCCGTACGCGATTTCTTCTGCCCACGGCGAAGGGGTGCGCAATTTGGTTGAATTGGCTTTGGAAAGTTTTCCGGAGCCGGATGAGGATGAAGAGAAGGAAGAGGTGGTCAAGGTTGCTATCGTTGGTCGCCCCAATGTCGGCAAATCAACCTTGATTAACGCCTTGCTCGGCGAGGAACGGGTCATTGCCTTTGATGCGCCCGGTACGACCCGCGATGCCATCGAGATCGATTTCGAACGCGATGGCAGAAAATACGTCTTGATCGATACCGCTGGGATGCGTAAGCGGGGCAAGATTTTCGAGGCTATCGAGAAATTTTCGGTGGTCAAGACATTGAAGGCGGTCGAGGATGCCAATGTGGTGATTCTGATGGTCGATGCCCAGGCCGATGTGTCCGATCAGGATGCCCATATCGCAGATTTCGTTGTGCAGTCGGGGCGAGCCCTAGTGGTTGCGGTTAACAAATGGGACGGGCTTGATGCCTATGTCCGGGAGCAAACGCGGCAGATTTTGCAGCGTAAATTGAAGTTTCTTGATTTCGCAAAATTCCACTTCATTTCGGCTCGTGAGAACGTCGGTCTGAAGAACCTGTTTCGTTCGGTAGATGCTGCCTATCGTGCAGCAATGACCAAGTTATCGACCCCGCGCTTGACTCGCGTACTTGCTGATGCAGTAGCCAAGCAGGCTCCCGCCAAACATGGCTTGTTCCGTCCGAAGCCACGCTACGCCCACCAAGGTGGATCGAATCCACCGATCATTGTGGTGCACGGAAATGCGGTGGATCAGATCACCGACAGCTATCGCCGGTATTTGGAGCATACATTCCGCGAGGCTTTCAAGTTGCAGGGAACGCCTTTGCGGATTCAGTTTGTCGCCGGCAAGAACCCGTTTGCCGATAAGGAGTAA
- a CDS encoding NUDIX domain-containing protein, with translation MKNCKSNEHLLERTLASTQVFRGAFLNVVRDTVELPNGNKTTREYFRHPGAVVIIPLLPSGKMLFERQYRHPLGRVFIELPAGKIDPGEGIELTAQRELREETGYAAGVLTHLGVMHPCIGYSDERIEIFRAEQLVKAGGQTLDHNEFIELIELTPEEAKQAVFSGSITDAKTIAALFWLEKETQ, from the coding sequence ATGAAAAATTGCAAATCTAATGAGCACTTGTTGGAGCGAACTTTAGCCTCGACTCAGGTATTTCGAGGGGCGTTCCTCAATGTAGTGCGCGATACTGTTGAGTTGCCTAATGGAAATAAGACGACTCGCGAATATTTTCGCCATCCAGGGGCTGTAGTAATTATTCCTTTGTTACCTTCGGGGAAAATGCTGTTTGAGCGTCAGTATCGGCATCCACTGGGCCGGGTCTTTATTGAGTTGCCTGCCGGCAAGATTGACCCAGGTGAAGGCATCGAACTGACTGCGCAGCGCGAACTAAGGGAGGAAACCGGCTATGCAGCCGGTGTGCTGACTCATTTGGGGGTAATGCATCCTTGCATTGGTTACTCCGATGAAAGAATTGAGATTTTTCGTGCGGAGCAACTCGTAAAAGCAGGCGGACAGACTCTGGATCACAACGAGTTTATTGAGTTGATTGAGCTAACGCCCGAAGAAGCCAAGCAAGCTGTATTCAGTGGATCAATTACTGACGCCAAGACAATTGCAGCATTGTTTTGGTTGGAAAAGGAAACACAATGA
- the bamB gene encoding outer membrane protein assembly factor BamB: protein MSYRILPVVLALAMAGCSTLGDAFDSLNPFSSSAPKMAPLKAIAATAEVRSSWSANVGKAGEYTLSPAVVGNVVYVAAQDGTVAKLEEGRNVWQIKTAMQLSGGVGADGKMVVVGTRSGDVLAFSAVDGRTLWQAKVSSEVLAAPAVGEEGVAVRSGDNRIALLNLADGTRKWVYQRSTPALSIRSTAAPVFADRYLFAGFPGGKLVALALTNGAPIWEGTVAQPKGATEVDRAADVVAAPAVDGRQICAVAFQGRVACFDMGQGGSMVWSRDLSSASGLTLDGRYLFVTDDKGAVHALDRLTGSSLWKQAALFNRKVSAPAVKRGLVAVADGEGVVHFLSREDGSFVARKTTDGTPVRAAVQSIGAGFLVQTAGGSISKFEVQ from the coding sequence ATGTCCTATCGAATTTTGCCGGTGGTTTTGGCGCTGGCGATGGCTGGATGCTCAACGCTAGGCGACGCGTTCGATTCGCTTAACCCATTTTCCTCAAGCGCCCCAAAAATGGCGCCGTTGAAAGCGATAGCCGCAACGGCCGAGGTACGTTCAAGCTGGAGTGCTAATGTTGGCAAAGCCGGCGAATATACCCTGAGTCCGGCGGTGGTCGGCAATGTGGTCTATGTGGCTGCACAGGATGGAACGGTGGCAAAGCTCGAAGAGGGTCGTAACGTTTGGCAGATCAAGACGGCGATGCAACTCTCAGGGGGCGTAGGTGCTGATGGGAAAATGGTTGTGGTCGGAACACGTTCCGGCGACGTATTGGCCTTTTCTGCTGTTGATGGCCGTACCCTTTGGCAAGCCAAGGTGAGTAGCGAGGTACTTGCCGCACCGGCCGTGGGGGAAGAGGGGGTTGCCGTGCGCAGCGGCGACAACCGGATCGCGCTGTTGAACCTGGCAGACGGCACTCGCAAGTGGGTCTATCAGCGCTCAACTCCGGCACTTTCCATTCGCAGCACTGCGGCTCCGGTATTCGCCGACCGCTATCTGTTCGCCGGTTTCCCCGGGGGTAAGCTGGTTGCGTTGGCCTTGACCAATGGTGCGCCAATTTGGGAGGGTACTGTAGCCCAGCCCAAGGGGGCGACCGAAGTGGATCGGGCGGCCGATGTGGTTGCTGCTCCGGCGGTTGATGGCCGGCAAATCTGTGCAGTTGCCTTTCAGGGGCGAGTGGCTTGCTTCGATATGGGGCAAGGCGGTTCCATGGTGTGGTCCCGGGATCTTTCTTCGGCCAGTGGCCTGACGCTCGATGGCCGTTATCTGTTCGTGACCGATGACAAGGGGGCCGTGCACGCCCTGGACCGCCTGACTGGCAGCAGCTTGTGGAAGCAGGCCGCCTTGTTTAACCGCAAGGTCTCCGCGCCAGCCGTCAAGCGCGGCTTGGTGGCCGTTGCCGATGGCGAAGGGGTGGTGCATTTCCTTTCGCGTGAAGACGGTAGTTTTGTTGCAAGAAAAACGACCGATGGCACGCCAGTTCGTGCCGCTGTTCAATCAATTGGTGCGGGCTTCCTGGTGCAAACCGCCGGCGGCAGTATCAGCAAGTTCGAGGTGCAATGA
- the ndk gene encoding nucleoside-diphosphate kinase — MAIERTLSIIKPDAVKKNVIGQIYSRFEGAGLKVIAARMTWLSEQEAGQFYAVHKERPFFKDLVEFMTSGPVMIQCLEGENAIAKNRELMGATDPKKAEPGTIRADFAESIDANAVHGSDAPETAAVEVAFFFPGMNTYSGR, encoded by the coding sequence ATGGCTATCGAACGTACCCTTTCCATCATCAAGCCCGACGCCGTCAAAAAGAACGTTATCGGCCAGATCTACTCCCGCTTTGAAGGTGCCGGCCTGAAGGTCATTGCGGCCCGCATGACTTGGTTGTCCGAGCAGGAGGCTGGTCAATTCTATGCTGTGCACAAGGAGCGCCCTTTCTTCAAGGATTTGGTTGAATTCATGACCTCTGGTCCGGTTATGATCCAGTGCCTCGAAGGCGAGAATGCCATCGCCAAGAACCGCGAGTTGATGGGCGCAACCGATCCGAAGAAGGCCGAGCCGGGCACTATTCGCGCTGACTTCGCCGAGTCGATCGACGCTAACGCAGTTCACGGCTCTGACGCTCCGGAAACCGCTGCCGTTGAAGTTGCTTTCTTCTTCCCGGGCATGAATACCTACTCCGGTCGCTAA